One part of the Thermodesulfovibrionales bacterium genome encodes these proteins:
- a CDS encoding DUF1343 domain-containing protein, with protein sequence MSVKTGLDLFEKHWPKRFRGARVGLVVHPASVNRNLDHAADLFLQSTRCRLTALFGPQHGIRGETQDNMVEWKGFRDGKRGLPVFSLYGATRQPRPSVLKDLDLIVIDLQDVGSRYYTFIWTMDLCMQACIEEGKPVVVLDRPNPLSGAVIEGTVLNPHYASFVGNRPLPVRHGMTVGEIAWYLKDEFYPSLDLHIISMERWKRKMWFDDTALPWVMPSPNMPTLDSATVYPGACLLEGTLLSEGRGTTRPFEIFGAPFIDPDALIKELKQFGLPGVAFRPIFFEPTFQKHSSRLCGGAQIHVTDRSRFRPFKTGVAVLKAVHDLYPARFRWKNPPYEYEREKMPIDILAGTDKLRKGIEKGRSLTFMEELWREECLHFQKTVRRRFLLYG encoded by the coding sequence ATGTCGGTGAAGACCGGACTCGATCTGTTCGAAAAACATTGGCCAAAACGCTTCAGGGGCGCGAGGGTAGGGCTCGTGGTCCATCCTGCGTCGGTTAACAGAAATCTCGATCATGCCGCGGACCTCTTTCTCCAATCGACGAGGTGCAGATTGACCGCGCTCTTCGGTCCCCAGCACGGGATCCGCGGAGAGACACAGGACAATATGGTGGAATGGAAGGGGTTCCGCGACGGGAAGAGGGGTCTCCCCGTCTTCAGTCTCTATGGAGCGACCCGGCAACCGCGGCCTTCCGTGCTGAAAGATCTCGATCTCATCGTGATAGATCTCCAGGATGTCGGTTCACGGTATTACACATTCATCTGGACCATGGATCTTTGTATGCAGGCATGTATCGAAGAGGGCAAGCCCGTAGTCGTCCTTGACCGGCCGAACCCTCTCAGCGGAGCTGTTATCGAAGGAACGGTCCTCAATCCGCATTATGCTTCTTTTGTAGGAAACAGGCCCCTCCCGGTACGTCACGGCATGACCGTGGGGGAAATTGCATGGTATCTCAAAGATGAATTCTACCCGTCCCTCGATCTCCATATCATTTCCATGGAGCGATGGAAGCGGAAGATGTGGTTTGATGACACCGCTCTCCCTTGGGTAATGCCTTCTCCGAACATGCCGACGCTTGATTCGGCGACTGTCTATCCGGGAGCCTGCCTCCTTGAAGGCACGCTCCTCAGTGAAGGCCGCGGAACGACAAGGCCCTTCGAGATATTCGGTGCGCCCTTCATAGATCCCGATGCGCTCATAAAGGAGCTGAAGCAGTTCGGGCTTCCCGGTGTCGCCTTCAGGCCGATTTTTTTCGAGCCGACCTTTCAGAAGCATTCGTCAAGGCTCTGCGGCGGAGCTCAGATACACGTTACGGACAGGAGCCGTTTCAGACCTTTCAAGACAGGTGTCGCTGTGCTGAAGGCGGTCCATGACCTCTATCCCGCCCGCTTCCGATGGAAAAACCCTCCCTACGAATATGAGAGAGAGAAGATGCCTATCGATATTCTTGCCGGCACGGATAAGCTCAGGAAGGGGATAGAGAAAGGCCGGAGCCTAACGTTCATGGAGGAATTGTGGAGAGAAGAATGCCTCCATTTTCAGAAGACAGTGAGAAGAAGATTCTTGCTTTATGGCTGA